In a genomic window of Equus caballus isolate H_3958 breed thoroughbred chromosome 9, TB-T2T, whole genome shotgun sequence:
- the PPP1R16A gene encoding protein phosphatase 1 regulatory subunit 16A: protein MAEHLELLAEMPMVGRMSTQERLKHAQKRRAQQVKMWAQAEKEAQGKKGHRERLRKEAASDRPQKRVLFPPSVTLLEAAARNDLEEVRYFLESGVSPDLANEDGLTALHQSCIDDFREMVQQLLEAGAKVNARDSESWTPLHAAATCGHLHLVELLIARGADLLAVNTDGNMPYDLCEDEQTLDCLETAMANRGITQDSIEGARALPELHMLDDIRSLLQAGADLDAPLDHGATLLHIAAANGFSEAAALLLEHRASLSAKDHDGWEPLHAAAYWGQVHLVELLVAHGADLNGKSLMDETPLDVCGDEEVRAKLLELKHKHDALLRSQGRQRSLLHRRTSSAGSRGKVVRRVSLTQRTSLYRKEHAQEAIVWQQPPPASPEPPEEDEDGLTDVELGPPPPQEEDPEVARPHNGRVGAPSGRHLYSKRLDRSVSYQLSALESTAHDALVQAKAHHTLAELKRQRAAAKLQRSPPEGPEAPESGLPADPENPQSECGSSAGEDPPLLKLTAPSEEAPVEKRPCCLLM from the exons ATGGCCGAGCACCTGGAACTGCTGGCAGAAATGCCCATGGTGGGCAGGATGAGCACGCAGGAGCGATTGAAGCATGCCCAGAAGCGACGTGCCCAGCAGGTGAAGATGTGGGCCCAGGCTGAGAAGGAGGCCCAGGGCAAGAAGGGCCACAGGGAGCGGCTGCGGAAGGAGGCGGCCAGCGACAGGCCACAGAAGCGGGTCCTATTCCCTCCCAGTGTTACCCTTCTGGAGGCTGCTGCCCGAAATGACTTGGAGGAAG TCCGCTACTTCCTCGAGAGTGGGGTCAGCCCTGACCTGGCCAATGAGGACGGCCTGACAGCCCTGCACCAG AGCTGCATTGATGACTTCCGGGAGATGGTGCAGCAGCTCCTGGAGGCTGGGGCCAAGGTCAACGCCCGTGATAGCGAGTCCTGGACACCCTTGCATGCTGCGGCCACCTGTGGCCACCTGCATCTGGTGGAGCTGCTCATTGCCCG TGGGGCTGATCTTTTGGCGGTCAACACAGATGGGAACATGCCCTATGACCTGTGTGAGGATGAACAGACACTGGACTGCCTGGAGACGGCCATGGCCAACCGAG GCATCACCCAGGACAGCATCGAGGGGGCCCGGGCCTTGCCGGAGCTGCACATGCTGGACGACATCCGGAGCCTCCTGCAGGCAGGGGCCGACCTCGACGCCCCTCTGGACCACGGGGCcacgctg CTACACATTGCCGCTGCCAACGGGTTCAGTGAGGCGGCGGCCCTGCTGCTGGAACACCGGGCCAGCCTGAGCGCCAAGGACCACGACGGCTGGGAGCCGCTGCACGCTGCAGCCTACTGGGGCCAG GTGCACCTGGTGGAGCTGCTCGTGGCACACGGGGCCGACCTGAACGGGAAGTCCCTGATGGATGAGACTCCGCTTG ACGTGTGCGGGGACGAGGAGGTGCGGGCCAAGCTGTTGGAGCTGAAACACAAGCACGACGCGCTCCTGCGCTCCCAGGGCCGCCAGCGCTCTCTGTTGCACCGCCGCACCTCGAGCGCGGGCAGCCGGGG gaaGGTGGTGCGGCGGGTGAGCCTGACCCAGCGCACCAGCCTGTACCGCAAGGAACACGCCCAGGAGGCCATCGTGTGGCAACAGCCTCCGCCCGCCAGCCCGGAGCCGCCGGAGGAGGATGAGGACGGTCTCACTGACGTGGAGCTTGGGCCACCGCCCCCGCAG GAGGAGGATCCTGAGGTGGCCAGGCCGCACAACGGCCGAGTCGGGGCCCCCTCGGGGCGGCACCTGTATTCCAAGCGGCTGGACCGGAGTGTCTCCTACCAGCTGAGCGCCCTGGAGAGCACCGCCCACGACGCTCTGGTCCAGGCCAAGGCTCACCACACCCTGGCAGAGCTCAAGCGCCAGCGAGCAGCCGCTAAGCTGCAGCGTTCCCCTCCCGAGGGGCCTGAGGCGCCTGAGTCCGGCCTGCCTGCGGACCCTGAGAACCCGCAGTCCGAGTGTGGCTCCAGCGCTGGCGAAGACCCACCCCTGCTCAAGCTCACAGCCCCCTCCGAGGAGGCCCCCGTGGAGAAGAGGCCGTGCTGCTTGCTTATGTGA
- the GPT gene encoding alanine aminotransferase 1 isoform X1, with amino-acid sequence MAAETWFNPVTLDKEPFCHLPCCVSQLGHRPHGGELLCCWAWVHQSLSKACRVMALRASDHSQAAMNRLKEKVLTLDTMNPCVRRVEYAVRGPIVLRALELEQELRQGIKKPFTEVIRANIGDAQAMGQKPITFLRQVLALCIHPDLLNSPNFPEDAKRRAEHILQACGGHSLGAYSVSSGIQLIREDVARYIQQRDGGIPADPNNIFLSTGASDAIVTVLKLLVAGEGHTRTGVLIPIPQYPLYSATLAELNAVQVDYYLDEERAWALDVAELRRALCQARDHCHPRALCVINPGNPTGQVQPRECIEAVIRFAFEEQLFLMADEVYQDNVYAEGSQFHSFKKVLMEMGPPYAAQQELASFHSVSKGYMGECGFRAGYVEVVNMDAAVQQQMQKLMSVRLCPPVPGQALLHVVVSPPAPSDPSFAQFQAERQAVLAELAAKAKLTEQVFNEAPGIHCNPVQGAMYSFPRVQLPPRAVLRAQELGLAPDMFFCMCLLEETGICVVPGSGFGQREGTYHFRMTILPPVEKLRSLLEKLSQFHAKFTRQYS; translated from the exons ATGGCTGCAGAGACCTGGTTTAATCCTGTGACTCTTGATAAAGAGCCGTTCTGCCATCTGCCTTGTTGTGTGTCTCAGCTGGGCCACCGTCCCCACGGTGGGGAGCTGCTGTGCTGCTGGGCCTGGGTGCACCAGTCCTTGTCTAAGGCCTGTAG GGTCATGGCCTTGAGGGCAAGTGACCACAGCCAGGCTGCCATGAACAGGCTGAAGGAGAAGGTGCTGACGCTGGACACTATGAACCCGTGTGTTCGGAGGGTGGAGTATGCAGTGCGAGGCCCCATTGTGCTGCGTGCCCTGGAGCTGGAGCAGGAGCTGCGACAG GGCATAAAGAAGCCCTTCACTGAGGTCATCCGTGCCAACATCGGGGATGCACAGGCCATGGGGCAGAAGCCCATCACCTTCCTGCGCCAG GTCCTGGCCCTCTGCATCCACCCTGATCTCCTGAACAGCCCCAACTTCCCTGAGGATGCCAAGAGAAGGGCGGAGCACATCTTGCAGGCGTGTGGGGGCCACAGCCTGG GGGCCTACAGCGTCAGCTCCGGCATTCAGCTGATCCGGGAGGATGTGGCACGGTACATCCAGCAGCGCGACGGAGGCATTCCCGCGGACCCCAACAACATCTTCCTGTCCACGGGGGCCAGCGACGCCATCGTG ACGGTACTGAAGTTGCTGGTGGCTGGCGAAGGTCATACACGCACGGGCGTGCTCATCCCCATCCCTCAGTACCCGCTGTACTCGGCCACCCTGGCAGAGCTCAACGCTGTGCAGGTGGACTACTATCTGGATGAGGAGCGCGCCTGGGCGCTCGACGTGGCGGAGCTGCGGCGCGCGCTATGCCAGGCGCGTGACCACTGCCACCCGCGCGCACTCTGCGTTATCAACCCCGGCAACCCCACTG GGCAGGTGCAGCCCCGCGAGTGCATCGAGGCCGTGATCCGCTTCGCCTTCGAAGAGCAGCTCTTCCTGATGGCTGATGAG GTGTACCAGGACAACGTGTACGCTGAGGGCTCGCAGTTCCACTCGTTCAAGAAGGTGCTCATGGAGATGGGGCCGCCGTACGCGGCGCAGCAGGAGCTCGCCTCCTTCCACTCGGTCTCCAAGGGCTACATGGGCGA GTGCGGGTTCCGCGCCGGCTACGTGGAGGTGGTGAACATGGACGCCGCCGTGCAGCAGCAGATGCAGAAACTGATGAGCGTGCGGCTGTGCCCGCCCGTGCCAGGCCAGGCCCTGCTTCACGTGGTGGTCAGCCCGCCCGCGCCCTCCGACCCCTCCTTCGCACAGTTCCAGGCG GAGAGGCAGGCGGTGCTGGCCGAGCTGGCGGCCAAGGCCAAGCTGACAGAGCAGGTCTTCAACGAGGCTCCCGGCATCCACTGCAACCCGGTGCAGGGCGCCATGTACTCGTTCCCGCGAGTGCAGCTGCCCCCGCGCGCTGTTCTGCGCGCTCAG GAGCTGGGCCTGGCTCCTGACATGTTCTTCTGCATGTGCCTTCTGGAGGAGACCGGCATCTGCGTGGTGCCTGGGAGCGGCTTCGGGCAGCGGGAAGGCACCTACCACTTCCG GATGACCATTCTGCCCCCCGTGGAGAAGCTGCGGTCCCTGCTGGAGAAGCTAAGCCAGTTCCATGCCAAGTTCACTCGCCAGTACTCCTGA
- the GPT gene encoding alanine aminotransferase 1 isoform X2 has translation MALRASDHSQAAMNRLKEKVLTLDTMNPCVRRVEYAVRGPIVLRALELEQELRQGIKKPFTEVIRANIGDAQAMGQKPITFLRQVLALCIHPDLLNSPNFPEDAKRRAEHILQACGGHSLGAYSVSSGIQLIREDVARYIQQRDGGIPADPNNIFLSTGASDAIVTVLKLLVAGEGHTRTGVLIPIPQYPLYSATLAELNAVQVDYYLDEERAWALDVAELRRALCQARDHCHPRALCVINPGNPTGQVQPRECIEAVIRFAFEEQLFLMADEVYQDNVYAEGSQFHSFKKVLMEMGPPYAAQQELASFHSVSKGYMGECGFRAGYVEVVNMDAAVQQQMQKLMSVRLCPPVPGQALLHVVVSPPAPSDPSFAQFQAERQAVLAELAAKAKLTEQVFNEAPGIHCNPVQGAMYSFPRVQLPPRAVLRAQELGLAPDMFFCMCLLEETGICVVPGSGFGQREGTYHFRMTILPPVEKLRSLLEKLSQFHAKFTRQYS, from the exons ATGGCCTTGAGGGCAAGTGACCACAGCCAGGCTGCCATGAACAGGCTGAAGGAGAAGGTGCTGACGCTGGACACTATGAACCCGTGTGTTCGGAGGGTGGAGTATGCAGTGCGAGGCCCCATTGTGCTGCGTGCCCTGGAGCTGGAGCAGGAGCTGCGACAG GGCATAAAGAAGCCCTTCACTGAGGTCATCCGTGCCAACATCGGGGATGCACAGGCCATGGGGCAGAAGCCCATCACCTTCCTGCGCCAG GTCCTGGCCCTCTGCATCCACCCTGATCTCCTGAACAGCCCCAACTTCCCTGAGGATGCCAAGAGAAGGGCGGAGCACATCTTGCAGGCGTGTGGGGGCCACAGCCTGG GGGCCTACAGCGTCAGCTCCGGCATTCAGCTGATCCGGGAGGATGTGGCACGGTACATCCAGCAGCGCGACGGAGGCATTCCCGCGGACCCCAACAACATCTTCCTGTCCACGGGGGCCAGCGACGCCATCGTG ACGGTACTGAAGTTGCTGGTGGCTGGCGAAGGTCATACACGCACGGGCGTGCTCATCCCCATCCCTCAGTACCCGCTGTACTCGGCCACCCTGGCAGAGCTCAACGCTGTGCAGGTGGACTACTATCTGGATGAGGAGCGCGCCTGGGCGCTCGACGTGGCGGAGCTGCGGCGCGCGCTATGCCAGGCGCGTGACCACTGCCACCCGCGCGCACTCTGCGTTATCAACCCCGGCAACCCCACTG GGCAGGTGCAGCCCCGCGAGTGCATCGAGGCCGTGATCCGCTTCGCCTTCGAAGAGCAGCTCTTCCTGATGGCTGATGAG GTGTACCAGGACAACGTGTACGCTGAGGGCTCGCAGTTCCACTCGTTCAAGAAGGTGCTCATGGAGATGGGGCCGCCGTACGCGGCGCAGCAGGAGCTCGCCTCCTTCCACTCGGTCTCCAAGGGCTACATGGGCGA GTGCGGGTTCCGCGCCGGCTACGTGGAGGTGGTGAACATGGACGCCGCCGTGCAGCAGCAGATGCAGAAACTGATGAGCGTGCGGCTGTGCCCGCCCGTGCCAGGCCAGGCCCTGCTTCACGTGGTGGTCAGCCCGCCCGCGCCCTCCGACCCCTCCTTCGCACAGTTCCAGGCG GAGAGGCAGGCGGTGCTGGCCGAGCTGGCGGCCAAGGCCAAGCTGACAGAGCAGGTCTTCAACGAGGCTCCCGGCATCCACTGCAACCCGGTGCAGGGCGCCATGTACTCGTTCCCGCGAGTGCAGCTGCCCCCGCGCGCTGTTCTGCGCGCTCAG GAGCTGGGCCTGGCTCCTGACATGTTCTTCTGCATGTGCCTTCTGGAGGAGACCGGCATCTGCGTGGTGCCTGGGAGCGGCTTCGGGCAGCGGGAAGGCACCTACCACTTCCG GATGACCATTCTGCCCCCCGTGGAGAAGCTGCGGTCCCTGCTGGAGAAGCTAAGCCAGTTCCATGCCAAGTTCACTCGCCAGTACTCCTGA